The Cucurbita pepo subsp. pepo cultivar mu-cu-16 chromosome LG08, ASM280686v2, whole genome shotgun sequence genome contains a region encoding:
- the LOC111800836 gene encoding F-box/kelch-repeat protein SKIP25-like: protein MVTATSPSSKRNKLALHHHHHHRHRHCPSPPLLPGLPDHVAQLCLSRLPPSLLFSVSRSWRRLIYSPAFPPFFSIYALLSSSPNSLDFFTFDPISSKWNRLPPPPNPPPLDLMIHHPSFLSRHLPVQSLAVSGHLLLLAATTQDLLPALPRPLIFSPVSNSWQFGPPLITPRRWCAAGALRGSVYVASGIGSFFSTDVARSVERWDLKKPRGGGGGDWEKVNGLKDRRFSRDAIDAVGWRGKLCMVNVKGDAPKEGLVFDLERDLWEEMPEGMVGGWRGPVAAMDEEEMYVVDEGGGCLRRYNPVGDLWEQVIQSSRLKGAVQMAAGGGRVCVVCGGSRGEIVVVDVAASPPWLRVEPTPPGMEVVAVHVLPRMSTPES, encoded by the coding sequence ATGGTCACCGCCACTTCCCCCTCCTCCAAGCGCAATAAACTggctctccaccaccaccaccaccaccgccaccgccactgCCCCTCTCCGCCGCTCCTCCCCGGCCTCCCTGATCACGTAGCCCAGTTATGCCTCTCCCGCCTCCCCCCTTCCCTGCTCTTCTCCGTCAGCCGTTCATGGCGGCGCCTCATCTACTCCCCTGCCTTCCCCCCTTTCTTCTCCATCTACgcccttctttcttcctcccCCAATTCCCTCGATTTCTTCACCTTCGATCCAATCTCTTCGAAATGGAACCGCCTCCCTCCGCCGCCTAATCCTCCTCCTCTAGATCTGATGATCCACCACCCCTCTTTCCTCTCCCGCCACCTCCCTGTTCAATCTCTCGCCGTCTCCggccacctcctcctcctcgcCGCCACCACTCAAGACCTCCTCCCTGCCCTGCCTCGCCCTTTAATCTTCTCCCCTGTTTCCAATTCCTGGCAATTCGGTCCTCCCCTCATAACCCCACGTCGCTGGTGCGCTGCCGGCGCACTCCGGGGCTCCGTCTACGTCGCTAGCGGAATTGGGTCGTTCTTCTCCACCGACGTCGCTCGCTCTGTTGAGAGATGGGATTTGAAAAAACCCagaggcggaggaggaggcgaTTGGGAGAAGGTGAATGGATTGAAGGATCGGAGATTTAGTAGAGACGCCATTGATGCTGTGGGGTGGAGGGGGAAGCTTTGTATGGTGAATGTGAAAGGGGATGCGCCGAAAGAAGGGTTGGTTTTTGATTTGGAGAGGGATTTGTGGGAGGAGATGCCGGAGGGGATGGTCGGAGGGTGGAGAGGGCCGGTGGCGGCCATGGATGAGGAAGAGATGTATGTAGTGGATGAAGGCGGTGGATGTTTGAGAAGGTATAATCCGGTGGGGGATTTGTGGGAACAAGTAATTCAGTCTAGTAGGTTGAAAGGGGCGGTTCAGATGGCGGCCGGCGGTGGCAGAGTCTGCGTCGTGTGCGGTGGAAGTAGAGGGGAAATCGTGGTGGTGGACGTTGCAGCGTCGCCACCGTGGCTGAGAGTTGAGCCGACGCCGCCGGGGATGGAGGTGGTCGCCGTCCACGTGCTGCCGAGAATGAGTACACCGGAGTCATGA
- the LOC111800803 gene encoding transcription factor EMB1444-like has protein sequence MGETELGLVLNRICRSNRWSYGVFWSFDRRNSMLLTLEDFWYEEQVGLVATHMLQQVHMLGEGVIGTAAFTGKHRWVFSDAYVGVWSSAMFQDNLEFEQQFFCGIKTVAVIPVQPYGVLQLGSTHKILESLEFLADTKKSLCRVHEETTPVASSTDICHVNELFTSIVSSTNSDDWSLSAMHTNFSGKSYASTDKQPVYDTSCFSKSSENSVLTSSEPLPTSDVREQDAQYPSYSDANMLESCRNETEYGNNSTTFTPVSSGIGSLPIDNVQPSSQLLPMNEGELIDSITSLPDFCDERLTEDFMIDLPNISFVDDLFQWFDSSPEIGTDGVTTALNHSLPTGVSTLSSNLVEARKFEDDPSKTSVVSAQSLITNGQDMQDTKDRLFDSLGLATGCPLVKTWDNIVTEAHGSYSGGCNSMSTCTSKLATGSSDLPRKRLFWELGIEELLDGLSNTSSATKSSIENHQTIASKRSKIERSSLDRCIDVNLTQPLCTVDSFPSTNEAVPKSRVSSWIDDSYSINIGGSILEPSHNKSEEPAKTFKKRARPGESNRPRPKDRQQIQDRIKELRGIIPSGAKCSIDSLLDRTIKYMLFLQSVTKYADKLKETNEPKLIDQENGVGISDKCTTERGGGGVTWAFKMGSTPMVCPVIVEDLSSPGQMLIEMLCEERGFFLEIAEMIRSYGLTILKGVMEVREEKIWAQFVVEVKLNANRSVTRINVFVSLMELLQQANIGGAEIANESSNVPIMDSFDKAITQSGYAYMKSR, from the exons ATGGGTGAAACAGAGTTGGGTTTGGTTCTTAATCGCATTTGCAGGAGTAATCGATGGTCTTATGGTGTTTTTTGGAGCTTTGATCGAAGAAACTCCAT GTTGTTGACTTTGGAAGATTTTTGGTATGAAGAGCAAGTGGGGCTGGTGGCCACACATATGCTTCAACAAGTTCACATGCTCGGTGAAGG AGTCATTGGCACAGCTGCTTTCACTGGAAAGCACAGATGGGTATTTTCAGATGCTTACGTTGGCGTATGGAGTTCCGCTATGTTTCAG GATAATTTGGAGTTTGAACAGCAATTCTTCTGTGGGATAAAG ACTGTTGCAGTAATTCCCGTTCAACCGTACGGAGTTCTACAGCTCGGCTCTACTCATAAG ATCTTGGAAAGTTTGGAGTTTTTGGCAGACACAAAGAAGTCGTTGTGTCGAGTACATGAGGAAACTACTCCGGTGGCTTCGAGCACCGATATCTGTCACGTTAACGAGCTTTTCACGTCCATCGTCTCGTCTACAAATTCTGATGACTGGAGTCTCAGTGCCATGCATACAAACTTCTCAGGGAAATCATATGCTTCAACTGATAAACAACCAGTCTACGATACGTCGTGCTTCAGTAAAAGTAGCGAGAATTCCGTGTTAACTTCATCCGAGCCACTGCCAACATCCGATGTTCGAGAACAAGATGCTCAATATCCAAGTTACTCAGATGCTAATATGCTCGAATCTTGTAGAAACGAAACGGAATATGGAAACAATAGCACGACATTCACGCCCGTCTCGAGTGGAATAGGTTCTCTCCCTATCGACAACGTTCAACCGTCGTCTCAGTTACTTCCCATGAATGAAGGTGAACTTATAGACAGCATAACAAGCCTACCCGACTTCTGTGACGAGCGTCTTACCGAGGATTTTATGATCGATCTTCCGAACATCTCGTTCGTGGATGATCTATTTCAGTGGTTTGATTCTTCACCAGAGATCGGAACCGACGGAGTAACTACAGCATTGAACCATAGCCTTCCGACCGGAGTTTCGACATTGTCGTCTAATTTAGTTGAAGCTCGTAAGTTCGAAGACGATCCGAGCAAAACGTCGGTTGTTTCCGCTCAAAGTCTAATAACTAATGGACAAGATATGCAGGATACAAAAGATAGACTCTTTGATAGTTTGGGGTTAGCTACAGGATGTCCACTGGTCAAAACTTGGGATAACATAGTAACCGAAGCGCATGGCAGCTACTCGGGCGGCTGCAACAGTATGTCGACGTGCACGTCGAAGTTAGCCACGGGGTCATCGGATCTCCCCCGCAAGAGATTATTCTGGGAGTTGGGAATTGAAGAACTTTTGGATGGTCTGAGTAACACTAGCTCCGCTACTAAATCGAGTATTGAGAATCATCAAACGATTGCCTCGAAAAGGTCGAAAATCGAAAGATCGTCACTCGACCGTTGCATCGACGTGAATCTGACACAACCGTTGTGCACGGTTGATAGTTTCCCGAGTACGAACGAAGCTGTACCGAAGTCACGAGTAAGTTCATGGATCGACGACAGCTATAGCATCAATATTGGAGGCTCCATCTTAGAACCATCCCATAATAAGAGTGAAGAGCCTGCTAAGACTTTTAAGAAAAGGGCAAGACCGGGAGAGAGTAACCGTCCGAGACCGAAGGATCGACAACAGATCCAAGATCGTATCAAAGAGTTACGAGGAATTATCCCGAGTGGTGCAAAG TGTAGCATCGACTCGTTGTTGGATCGAACGATCAAATACATGCTTTTCTTACAAAGCGTGACGAAATACGCCGATAAGCTTAAAGAAACTAACGAACCAAAG TTGATCGACCAAGAGAACGGAGTGGGTATTAGTGACAAATGTACAACGGAGAGAGGTGGTGGTGGGGTTACCTGGGCGTTCAAAATGGGATCGACGCCAATGGTTTGCCCAGTTATAGTCGAAGACCTTAGTTCACCAGGCCAAATGCTAATAGAG ATGCTATGCGAGGAAAGAGGGTTCTTTCTCGAGATAGCCGAGATGATTCGTAGCTATGGATTGACGATTTTGAAAGGCGTGATGGAGGTTCGAGAGGAGAAGATATGGGCTCAGTTTGTGGTCGAGGTGAAGCTAAAT GCTAACCGGAGCGTTACAAGGATAAACGTGTTCGTATCGCTCATGGAGCTTCTACAACAAGCAAACATTGGGGGAGCTGAGATAGCTAATGAGTCAAGTAATGTTCCTATAATGGATAGCTTTGACAAGGCCATAACACAAAGTGGATATGCATATATGAAGAGTAGGTAG